A single Bacteroidales bacterium DNA region contains:
- a CDS encoding FKBP-type peptidyl-prolyl cis-trans isomerase has product MKTTILFLTFNLLILLTFGQMENLKTTASGLQYAILQEGKGIQPQSGDKVVVHYVGKLMNDTVFDSSYKRGEPFSFNLGEGRVIKGWDEGIALLHEGDSALFIIPPHLGYGNRAIGPIPANSTLKFIVQLEKVIPAPKIEPFDIKGKPEETSPSGLKIIRINKLDKNAIKAQSGDNVEVHYTGYFEDGKIFDSSVRRGEPIQFTLGKGQVIKGWEEGISMLSVGEKARLIIPYQLAYGENGRPPAIPAKANLIFDVELINVHKPVTPVAFDTKGKDTIKTASGLKYIIVQKADKNAPQAQNGKTVKVHYTGYFEDGKIFDSSVQRGTPFEFKLGAGMVIKGWDEGVALMHVGEKVRFIIPYQLAYGENGYPGAIPPRTNLIFDVELIEVK; this is encoded by the coding sequence ATGAAAACAACCATTTTATTTCTTACATTCAATTTATTAATTTTATTAACATTTGGTCAAATGGAAAATCTAAAAACAACAGCATCCGGATTACAGTATGCTATTTTACAAGAAGGTAAAGGTATTCAACCTCAATCAGGCGACAAGGTTGTGGTTCATTATGTAGGTAAACTAATGAACGACACTGTATTTGATAGCTCATACAAACGAGGCGAACCTTTTAGCTTTAATTTAGGCGAAGGTAGAGTTATTAAAGGCTGGGACGAAGGCATTGCTCTATTACACGAAGGCGACTCTGCATTATTTATTATTCCCCCCCATTTAGGCTATGGCAATAGAGCGATAGGTCCTATTCCTGCAAATTCAACCTTAAAATTTATTGTTCAGTTAGAAAAAGTAATCCCGGCTCCTAAAATCGAACCTTTTGACATAAAAGGAAAACCCGAAGAAACATCACCAAGCGGTCTAAAAATAATACGTATTAACAAACTAGATAAAAATGCCATCAAGGCACAAAGTGGAGACAACGTTGAAGTTCATTACACTGGTTATTTTGAAGATGGTAAAATTTTTGATTCATCGGTGCGTCGTGGCGAACCCATTCAATTTACACTTGGCAAGGGACAAGTAATAAAAGGATGGGAAGAAGGCATTTCAATGCTTTCGGTAGGCGAAAAAGCTCGTTTAATAATACCTTATCAACTAGCTTATGGCGAAAATGGTCGTCCTCCTGCCATTCCAGCTAAAGCTAATTTAATTTTTGACGTTGAACTTATTAATGTTCATAAGCCTGTAACCCCTGTTGCTTTTGATACAAAAGGGAAAGACACTATTAAAACAGCTTCAGGCTTAAAATATATTATTGTTCAAAAGGCAGATAAAAATGCACCACAAGCTCAAAATGGAAAAACAGTTAAAGTTCATTATACCGGATACTTTGAAGATGGAAAAATATTCGATTCGTCGGTACAACGCGGCACTCCTTTTGAATTTAAATTAGGTGCTGGCATGGTAATTAAAGGCTGGGACGAAGGTGTTGCTTTAATGCATGTGGGCGAAAAAGTTCGGTTTATTATTCCATATCAACTTGCTTATGGCGAAAATGGATATCCTGGTGCTATTCCACCTAGAACAAATCTTATATTTGATGTAGAATTAATTGAAGTTAAATAA
- a CDS encoding FKBP-type peptidyl-prolyl cis-trans isomerase, producing the protein MRSYLLFLLAIFFLNACKNDNFKNDGNGLEYKFIISNPNNRIATPGEIMEVVMYYTTEKDSILYDTREFTDKFKIKIKNPSVNGGTIDDGILLMHEGDSAIFKVDAIRFYTETKQEEVPSFIKKGDKIIFYIKALQIYSVKEYFEKNKQQQYMNEKEELEGLQNYLKISNINAKPTASGIYYIEKKKGYGKKPTDTSTVKIHYLVSFLGGEIFDNTYERNEPFEFQLGKNIVIPGLEEGIKLMNEGGEATLIIPSKLAYGSQQYKIIPPYSTIIFEINLLDVK; encoded by the coding sequence ATGAGAAGCTATTTATTATTTTTATTGGCAATATTCTTCCTAAATGCCTGTAAAAATGATAATTTCAAAAATGACGGTAATGGTTTAGAATATAAATTTATTATTTCTAACCCCAATAATCGAATAGCAACTCCTGGCGAAATTATGGAAGTTGTAATGTACTACACAACCGAAAAAGATAGCATTCTATACGATACGCGTGAATTTACCGACAAATTTAAAATTAAAATTAAAAATCCATCGGTTAATGGCGGAACCATAGACGACGGTATTTTATTGATGCACGAAGGCGATAGTGCTATTTTCAAGGTTGATGCGATACGTTTTTATACCGAGACAAAACAAGAAGAAGTTCCAAGCTTTATCAAAAAAGGAGATAAAATCATTTTCTATATTAAAGCATTACAAATATATTCCGTTAAAGAATATTTTGAAAAGAATAAACAACAACAATACATGAACGAAAAAGAAGAACTCGAAGGCTTACAAAATTATCTCAAAATTTCGAATATAAATGCTAAACCTACTGCATCTGGCATATATTATATCGAAAAGAAAAAAGGCTATGGTAAAAAGCCAACCGATACTTCTACAGTAAAAATTCATTATTTAGTTTCTTTTTTAGGAGGCGAAATTTTCGATAATACTTATGAACGTAATGAACCTTTCGAATTTCAACTTGGTAAAAACATAGTAATTCCTGGATTAGAAGAAGGCATTAAACTCATGAACGAAGGAGGTGAAGCTACCTTAATAATCCCTTCAAAATTAGCATACGGAAGTCAACAATACAAAATTATTCCTCCCTACTCTACTATTATTTTTGAAATCAATTTATTAGACGTAAAATAA